One Euphorbia lathyris chromosome 1, ddEupLath1.1, whole genome shotgun sequence DNA segment encodes these proteins:
- the LOC136229458 gene encoding uncharacterized protein isoform X1: MFRLHKTKHSPVKSGERINFKFSHFEALQVPKGWDKLLVSIISMETGKTVAKSSKAAVRNDNCQWKDFVSDSIWIPKDDQSQSSKEVEGFPYKLVISMGSAKSGILGEAEMNMATYMSSSDSFPVSFPLNKCSHGTILQLKIQCLNPRINLRDDGSKSAKEGRDVSSGDPEIKSGDSENTLVKSASSYSSKDLSSHQQDDEKGGGKRAPEEASFNSSSSHHSYNSAESSMEKEKISPPSNLNGVKDKLMATQDSTTSRNGVPRGSPDVGNASQSDDSSHSENISQDDPQEFAAASLKISGSSKNLLEAAEDTIEDLRSEAKHWERNAMKLMLDSEILSRQYSEQSKIQVNLDMELSAACAERDCLQKEVEHLKQLLEKASASEDRAVQENGLANVVKEMENEVRFLKETNDNLTLQLHRSQESNVELVSVLQDLEETAEKQKAEIDSVQGNVDKNQDLILQVQQLQESEKNLCAKVQELENALEGRNQCLQNGSLNHQSVSESRNSVGMESTEGVNENLINEIELLKAKLQELESDCQELTEENLEVLLKLNKIKKSSAENGSLTSSVLEGNNHESQIHEVEEKMSKIEADRHHEIQELRSQKSELEGKVTELNQKLSGERKEVERLEVDLVSKQKEIGNLKTCLTELEEKLCALGNKKGKLEYNVEVVTKESDTATKCLTDLQNDMMVLNGSVSTHVSANKVLERKSSELKDGKRELEVRLSELEQENEELSACMSMLEAQIQNLTDDRKSIALELHDSRSSSVTLQDEIARLRHEMRTQETGARQKLEEINSRWSEDQEELKNLRNTNPNLQASADTLMKNCSSLQNSVRQLRMHNLELQEHCDNLEARLSATRRNFADCSKRVNVLQENICSLVEESTLKERSLTSELDTLVKENDTQNNKIIVLDQMHTEKTVEVENLQQELEDHNRKLSATRDEKERLVSASMKEASDLRKNIAKLETELKTAQIESKVNIEDLMDELASSKQNQEMLKSEMAKMSNLLENYRSCEEKFKTTLNSLERKLTVLECEHQQLTEETTKLNAQLLKMVALENEVLTLRNEKQKLETSLNLKSKEGEELKIEKSSCIKKVSELQKSFTELEDCRHDKFILEERIEKLECSLIENDPLCKQDTELRKELSWIKRSNKQLQQQILQHEEEKQKFKTRTQSLEEELILMKETQRNLKDSNSLNSPNYQHRREGDKLLDDEHSKSKESNAFKVQLKRLTSENRKSRTGSPRKSKGEVEFMAKEKFERTKSSLETELRELQERYLDMSLKYAQVEAQREELVMKLKDNNNGRRWF, encoded by the exons ATGTTCAGATTGCACAAGACTAAGCATTCCCCTGTTAAATCAGGGGAAAGAATTAATTTCAAGTTTTCTCACTTTGAAGCACTTCAG GTTCCAAAAGGATGGGACAAGCTGCTTGTGTCAATAATCTCAATGGAGACTGGAAAAACTGTAGCAAAATCTAGTAAAGCAGCTGTCAGAAATGACAATTGTCAGTGGAAAGATTTTGTGTCGGATTCTATTTGGATTCCAAAAGATGATCAGTCTCAATCTTCAAAGGAGGTTGAAGGTTTCCCTTATAAGCTTGTGATTTCCATG GGATCAGCTAAATCCGGCATCCTCGGAGAGGCAGAAATGAATATGGCAACATATATGAGTTCAAGTGATTCCTTCCCAGTTTCATTCCCATTGAATAAATGCAGCCATGGGACCATTTTACAA CTTAAGATTCAATGCTTGAATCCAAGAATAAACCTTAG GGATGATGGTTCAAAATCAGCGAAGGAAGGTCGTGATGTAAGCTCTGGTGATCCAGAAATTAAGtctggagattctgaaaatACACTTGTTAAGAGTGCAAGTTCTTACTCTAGTAAAGATTTGAGCTCACATCAACAAGATGATGAAAAG GGAGGAGGGAAAAGAGCACCGGAGGAAGCTAGTTTCAACTCTTCAAGTTCACATCACAGCTATAACTCAGCCGAAAGTTCCATGGAAAAGGAAAAAATTTCCCCTCCAAGCAACTTGAATGGTGTCAAGGACAAACTAATGGCAACACAAGACTCAACTACCTCTCGAAACGGTGTGCCTCGGGGAAGTCCGGATGTTGGCAATGCTTCTCAATCGGATGATTCATCACATTCTGAAAACATTTCGCAGGATGATCCTCAGGAATTCGCTGCAGCTTCCTTGAAAATTTCAGGTTCTTCTAAGAACTTACTTGAAGCTGCAGAAGACACAATCGAAGACCTTCGAAGTGAAGCAAAGCACTGGGAGAGGAATGCCATGAAGTTGATGCTTGATTCGGAGATATTGAGCAGACAATACTCTGAACAGTCCAAAATCCAGGTAAATTTAGATATGGAACTCTCAGCTGCCTGCGCAGAACGTGATTGTTTGCAAAAGGAAGTCGAACATTTGAAGCAGTTGTTGGAAAAAGCATCAGCATCTGAGGATCGGGCAGTTCAGGAAAATGGTCTTGCCAATGTTGTAAAGGAAATGGAAAATGAGGTCAGGTTTTTGAAAGAAACTAATGATAATCTTACTCTGCAGTTGCATAGGAGTCAAGAGTCAAATGTTGAGCTTGTTTCTGTGCTTCAGGACTTGGAAGAAACCGCCGAAAAGCAAAAAGCCGAAATAGACAGTGTCCAGGGAAATGTAGACAAGAACCAGGACTTAATCCTGCAGGTTCAACAGCTGCAGGAATCAGAGAAGAATTTGTGCGCGAAAGTACAAGAACTCGAAAATGCACTGGAAGGGCGAAATCAGTGCTTACAGAATGGGAGTTTGAATCATCAATCTGTTTCAGAAAGCCGAAATTCCGTAGGAATGGAATCAACTGAAGGAGTCAATGAAAATCTGATTAACGAAATCGAATTGCTAAAAGCTAAACTGCAGGAGCTAGAAAGTGACTGCCAGGAGCTGACAGAGGAAAACCTTGAGGTCTTGCTCAAACTCAACAAAATTAAGAAGAGTTCCGCCGAAAATGGATCTTTGACCAGTTCCGTTTTGGAAGGGAACAATCATGAATCCCAAATTCATGAGGTTGAAGAGAAAATGAGTAAGATTGAAGCTGATCGCCATCATGAAATTCAAGAACTACGGAGTCAGAAATCTGAGCTGGAAGGTAAAGTTACAGAACTGAACCAAAAATTGAGTGGAGAAAGAAAGGAGGTAGAAAGACTCGAGGTTGATCTGGTATCGAAACAAAAGGAGATTGGCAATCTTAAAACTTGTCTGACTGAATTAGAAGAAAAGCTTTGTGCTCTTGGGAACAAAAAGGGAAAACTAGAGTACAATGTGGAAGTTGTTACAAAAGAAAGTGATACTGCCACGAAATGCCTGACTGACTTACAGAATGATATGATGGTGCTTAACGGCAGCGTGAGTACTCATGTTTCTGCCAATAAAGTTCTTGAGAGGAAATCTTCAGAGCTGAAAGACGGTAAACGAGAACTGGAGGTTCGGTTATCAGAACTTGAGCAGGAAAATGAAGAATTATCGGCTTGTATGTCTATGCTGGAAGCTCAAATTCAGAATTTGACAGATGATAGGAAGTCCATAGCATTGGAACTACACGATTCCAGATCCAGTTCTGTTACTCTTCAAGATGAGATTGCAAGATTGAGGCATGAGATGCGGACTCAAGAGACAGGCGCGAGGCAAAAGCTAGAAGAGATCAATAGTAGGTGGTCAGAAGATCAAGAAGAGCTCAAAAATCTCAGGAATACAAATCCAAATCTACAAGCTTCTGCTGATACTCTCATGAAAAACTGTTCTTCACTTCAGAACTCGGTTCGACAGTTGAGAATGCACAACCTGGAGCTGCAAGAGCATTGCGACAACTTGGAGGCGAGACTGAGCGCAACACGAAGAAACTTTGCTGATTGCTCGAAACGAGTTAATGTTCTACAAGAAAATATTTGTTCTTTGGTGGAAGAAAGTACATTGAAAGAAAGAAGCCTAACTTCAGAACTCGACACACTTGTCAAGGAAAATGACACACAAAACAACAAAATTATTGTGCTGGATCAGATGCATACAGAAAAGACTGTTGAAGTCGAGAATCTTCAACAAGAACTCGAAGACCATAACAGGAAACTTTCTGCAACTCGAGACGAGAAAGAGAGACTAGTTTCAGCTTCCATGAAAGAAGCATCTGATTTACGGAAGAATATAGCTAAGCTGGAAACAGAGCTCAAAACCGCACAGATCGAATCCAAGGTGAACATTGAAGACCTGATGGATGAACTTGCTTCTTCCAAACAGAATCAGGAAATGCTGAAATCTGAAATGGCGAAAATGTCCAATTTATTGGAGAATTACAGATCATGTGAAGAAAAGTTCAAGACTACCCTTAATAGTCTTGAACGCAAGCTTACAGTTTTGGAGTGCGAACACCAACAACTCACAGAAGAAACTACGAAACTGAATGCTCAGTTGCTGAAAATGGTGGCTTTGGAGAATGAAGTTCTGACTTTAAGGAATGAGAAACAGAAATTAGAAACTTCACTGAATCTAAAGTCTAAAGAAGGCGAAGAGCTAAAGATAGAGAAGAGTTCATGCATCAAAAAGGTAAGCGAACTGCAGAAGTCTTTTACTGAATTAGAAGATTGCAGACATGATAAATTCATTTTGGAAGAAAGAATTGAAAAGCTGGAATGCAGTCTAATTGAGAACGATCCTTTATGCAAACAGGACACAGAACTCAGAAAAGAGCTCAGCTGGATCAAGAGATCAAACAAGCAACTTCAACAGCAGATACTACAACACGAGGAAGAGAAACAAAAGTTCAAAACAAGAACTCAATCCCTTGAAGAAGAGTTGATCTTGATGAAAGAAACGCAAAGAAATCTTAAGGACTCAAATAGCTTAAACTCGCCTAATTATCAACACCGAAGAGAA GGTGATAAGCTGCTGGATGATGAACATTCCAAGTCAAAGGAATCAAACGCATTTAAAGTTCAGCTTAAAAG GCTGACATCTGAGAACAGGAAAAGTAGAACAGGATCTCCAAGAAAATCGAAAGGAGAAGTCGAATTCATGGCAAAAGAAAAATTCGAACGAACAAAATCGTCATTAGAGACCGAGTTAAGAGAACTTCAAGAAAGATATTTGGATATGAGCCTCAAATATGCTCAAGTAGAAGCTCAAAGAGAGGAGCTTGTGATGAAGCTCAAGGATAACAATAATGGAAGGAGATGGTTCTAA
- the LOC136229458 gene encoding uncharacterized protein isoform X3 — MFRLHKTKHSPVKSGERINFKFSHFEALQVPKGWDKLLVSIISMETGKTVAKSSKAAVRNDNCQWKDFVSDSIWIPKDDQSQSSKEVEGFPYKLVISMGSAKSGILGEAEMNMATYMSSSDSFPVSFPLNKCSHGTILQLKIQCLNPRINLRDDGSKSAKEGRDVSSGDPEIKSGDSENTLVKSASSYSSKDLSSHQQDDEKGGGKRAPEEASFNSSSSHHSYNSAESSMEKEKISPPSNLNGVKDKLMATQDSTTSRNGVPRGSPDVGNASQSDDSSHSENISQDDPQEFAAASLKISGSSKNLLEAAEDTIEDLRSEAKHWERNAMKLMLDSEILSRQYSEQSKIQVNLDMELSAACAERDCLQKEVEHLKQLLEKASASEDRAVQENGLANVVKEMENEVRFLKETNDNLTLQLHRSQESNVELVSVLQDLEETAEKQKAEIDSVQGNVDKNQDLILQVQQLQESEKNLCAKVQELENALEGRNQCLQNGSLNHQSVSESRNSVGMESTEGVNENLINEIELLKAKLQELESDCQELTEENLEVLLKLNKIKKSSAENGSLTSSVLEGNNHESQIHEVEEKMSKIEADRHHEIQELRSQKSELEGKVTELNQKLSGERKEVERLEVDLVSKQKEIGNLKTCLTELEEKLCALGNKKGKLEYNVEVVTKESDTATKCLTDLQNDMMVLNGSVSTHVSANKVLERKSSELKDGKRELEVRLSELEQENEELSACMSMLEAQIQNLTDDRKSIALELHDSRSSSVTLQDEIARLRHEMRTQETGARQKLEEINSRWSEDQEELKNLRNTNPNLQASADTLMKNCSSLQNSVRQLRMHNLELQEHCDNLEARLSATRRNFADCSKRVNVLQENICSLVEESTLKERSLTSELDTLVKENDTQNNKIIVLDQMHTEKTVEVENLQQELEDHNRKLSATRDEKERLVSASMKEASDLRKNIAKLETELKTAQIESKVNIEDLMDELASSKQNQEMLKSEMAKMSNLLENYRSCEEKFKTTLNSLERKLTVLECEHQQLTEETTKLNAQLLKMVALENEVLTLRNEKQKLETSLNLKSKEGEELKIEKSSCIKKDTELRKELSWIKRSNKQLQQQILQHEEEKQKFKTRTQSLEEELILMKETQRNLKDSNSLNSPNYQHRREGDKLLDDEHSKSKESNAFKVQLKRLTSENRKSRTGSPRKSKGEVEFMAKEKFERTKSSLETELRELQERYLDMSLKYAQVEAQREELVMKLKDNNNGRRWF; from the exons ATGTTCAGATTGCACAAGACTAAGCATTCCCCTGTTAAATCAGGGGAAAGAATTAATTTCAAGTTTTCTCACTTTGAAGCACTTCAG GTTCCAAAAGGATGGGACAAGCTGCTTGTGTCAATAATCTCAATGGAGACTGGAAAAACTGTAGCAAAATCTAGTAAAGCAGCTGTCAGAAATGACAATTGTCAGTGGAAAGATTTTGTGTCGGATTCTATTTGGATTCCAAAAGATGATCAGTCTCAATCTTCAAAGGAGGTTGAAGGTTTCCCTTATAAGCTTGTGATTTCCATG GGATCAGCTAAATCCGGCATCCTCGGAGAGGCAGAAATGAATATGGCAACATATATGAGTTCAAGTGATTCCTTCCCAGTTTCATTCCCATTGAATAAATGCAGCCATGGGACCATTTTACAA CTTAAGATTCAATGCTTGAATCCAAGAATAAACCTTAG GGATGATGGTTCAAAATCAGCGAAGGAAGGTCGTGATGTAAGCTCTGGTGATCCAGAAATTAAGtctggagattctgaaaatACACTTGTTAAGAGTGCAAGTTCTTACTCTAGTAAAGATTTGAGCTCACATCAACAAGATGATGAAAAG GGAGGAGGGAAAAGAGCACCGGAGGAAGCTAGTTTCAACTCTTCAAGTTCACATCACAGCTATAACTCAGCCGAAAGTTCCATGGAAAAGGAAAAAATTTCCCCTCCAAGCAACTTGAATGGTGTCAAGGACAAACTAATGGCAACACAAGACTCAACTACCTCTCGAAACGGTGTGCCTCGGGGAAGTCCGGATGTTGGCAATGCTTCTCAATCGGATGATTCATCACATTCTGAAAACATTTCGCAGGATGATCCTCAGGAATTCGCTGCAGCTTCCTTGAAAATTTCAGGTTCTTCTAAGAACTTACTTGAAGCTGCAGAAGACACAATCGAAGACCTTCGAAGTGAAGCAAAGCACTGGGAGAGGAATGCCATGAAGTTGATGCTTGATTCGGAGATATTGAGCAGACAATACTCTGAACAGTCCAAAATCCAGGTAAATTTAGATATGGAACTCTCAGCTGCCTGCGCAGAACGTGATTGTTTGCAAAAGGAAGTCGAACATTTGAAGCAGTTGTTGGAAAAAGCATCAGCATCTGAGGATCGGGCAGTTCAGGAAAATGGTCTTGCCAATGTTGTAAAGGAAATGGAAAATGAGGTCAGGTTTTTGAAAGAAACTAATGATAATCTTACTCTGCAGTTGCATAGGAGTCAAGAGTCAAATGTTGAGCTTGTTTCTGTGCTTCAGGACTTGGAAGAAACCGCCGAAAAGCAAAAAGCCGAAATAGACAGTGTCCAGGGAAATGTAGACAAGAACCAGGACTTAATCCTGCAGGTTCAACAGCTGCAGGAATCAGAGAAGAATTTGTGCGCGAAAGTACAAGAACTCGAAAATGCACTGGAAGGGCGAAATCAGTGCTTACAGAATGGGAGTTTGAATCATCAATCTGTTTCAGAAAGCCGAAATTCCGTAGGAATGGAATCAACTGAAGGAGTCAATGAAAATCTGATTAACGAAATCGAATTGCTAAAAGCTAAACTGCAGGAGCTAGAAAGTGACTGCCAGGAGCTGACAGAGGAAAACCTTGAGGTCTTGCTCAAACTCAACAAAATTAAGAAGAGTTCCGCCGAAAATGGATCTTTGACCAGTTCCGTTTTGGAAGGGAACAATCATGAATCCCAAATTCATGAGGTTGAAGAGAAAATGAGTAAGATTGAAGCTGATCGCCATCATGAAATTCAAGAACTACGGAGTCAGAAATCTGAGCTGGAAGGTAAAGTTACAGAACTGAACCAAAAATTGAGTGGAGAAAGAAAGGAGGTAGAAAGACTCGAGGTTGATCTGGTATCGAAACAAAAGGAGATTGGCAATCTTAAAACTTGTCTGACTGAATTAGAAGAAAAGCTTTGTGCTCTTGGGAACAAAAAGGGAAAACTAGAGTACAATGTGGAAGTTGTTACAAAAGAAAGTGATACTGCCACGAAATGCCTGACTGACTTACAGAATGATATGATGGTGCTTAACGGCAGCGTGAGTACTCATGTTTCTGCCAATAAAGTTCTTGAGAGGAAATCTTCAGAGCTGAAAGACGGTAAACGAGAACTGGAGGTTCGGTTATCAGAACTTGAGCAGGAAAATGAAGAATTATCGGCTTGTATGTCTATGCTGGAAGCTCAAATTCAGAATTTGACAGATGATAGGAAGTCCATAGCATTGGAACTACACGATTCCAGATCCAGTTCTGTTACTCTTCAAGATGAGATTGCAAGATTGAGGCATGAGATGCGGACTCAAGAGACAGGCGCGAGGCAAAAGCTAGAAGAGATCAATAGTAGGTGGTCAGAAGATCAAGAAGAGCTCAAAAATCTCAGGAATACAAATCCAAATCTACAAGCTTCTGCTGATACTCTCATGAAAAACTGTTCTTCACTTCAGAACTCGGTTCGACAGTTGAGAATGCACAACCTGGAGCTGCAAGAGCATTGCGACAACTTGGAGGCGAGACTGAGCGCAACACGAAGAAACTTTGCTGATTGCTCGAAACGAGTTAATGTTCTACAAGAAAATATTTGTTCTTTGGTGGAAGAAAGTACATTGAAAGAAAGAAGCCTAACTTCAGAACTCGACACACTTGTCAAGGAAAATGACACACAAAACAACAAAATTATTGTGCTGGATCAGATGCATACAGAAAAGACTGTTGAAGTCGAGAATCTTCAACAAGAACTCGAAGACCATAACAGGAAACTTTCTGCAACTCGAGACGAGAAAGAGAGACTAGTTTCAGCTTCCATGAAAGAAGCATCTGATTTACGGAAGAATATAGCTAAGCTGGAAACAGAGCTCAAAACCGCACAGATCGAATCCAAGGTGAACATTGAAGACCTGATGGATGAACTTGCTTCTTCCAAACAGAATCAGGAAATGCTGAAATCTGAAATGGCGAAAATGTCCAATTTATTGGAGAATTACAGATCATGTGAAGAAAAGTTCAAGACTACCCTTAATAGTCTTGAACGCAAGCTTACAGTTTTGGAGTGCGAACACCAACAACTCACAGAAGAAACTACGAAACTGAATGCTCAGTTGCTGAAAATGGTGGCTTTGGAGAATGAAGTTCTGACTTTAAGGAATGAGAAACAGAAATTAGAAACTTCACTGAATCTAAAGTCTAAAGAAGGCGAAGAGCTAAAGATAGAGAAGAGTTCATGCATCAAAAAG GACACAGAACTCAGAAAAGAGCTCAGCTGGATCAAGAGATCAAACAAGCAACTTCAACAGCAGATACTACAACACGAGGAAGAGAAACAAAAGTTCAAAACAAGAACTCAATCCCTTGAAGAAGAGTTGATCTTGATGAAAGAAACGCAAAGAAATCTTAAGGACTCAAATAGCTTAAACTCGCCTAATTATCAACACCGAAGAGAA GGTGATAAGCTGCTGGATGATGAACATTCCAAGTCAAAGGAATCAAACGCATTTAAAGTTCAGCTTAAAAG GCTGACATCTGAGAACAGGAAAAGTAGAACAGGATCTCCAAGAAAATCGAAAGGAGAAGTCGAATTCATGGCAAAAGAAAAATTCGAACGAACAAAATCGTCATTAGAGACCGAGTTAAGAGAACTTCAAGAAAGATATTTGGATATGAGCCTCAAATATGCTCAAGTAGAAGCTCAAAGAGAGGAGCTTGTGATGAAGCTCAAGGATAACAATAATGGAAGGAGATGGTTCTAA